A single Parabacteroides timonensis DNA region contains:
- a CDS encoding ATP-binding protein — protein MAKLTPEELLFRKVEEKVKKAIFEYDLIANGDRILIGLSGGKDSLALVDLLGRRSKIYNPRFEVVVAHIVMTNIPYHSDMEYLKSCADEHNLPFFIHETSFDASTDTRKSPCFLCSWTRRKALFDIAKKHSCNKIALGHHQDDIIETLLMNMTHQGAIGTMPPRLKMDKFDMEIIRPMCLVEEKDLIRIAAWKGYRKQIKNCPYESGSSRSDMKEVLARLEAINPEARYSIWNSMSNIQPDYLPQKKK, from the coding sequence ATGGCAAAGTTGACTCCAGAAGAGCTCCTGTTCAGGAAAGTAGAAGAGAAGGTGAAGAAGGCTATTTTCGAATATGACCTGATAGCTAACGGCGATCGTATCCTGATCGGATTGTCGGGAGGGAAGGATTCGCTTGCTTTGGTCGACCTGCTGGGACGTCGGTCTAAAATATATAATCCCCGCTTCGAAGTGGTGGTTGCCCATATTGTGATGACCAACATCCCTTATCATTCGGATATGGAGTATCTAAAGAGTTGTGCCGACGAGCATAACTTGCCGTTTTTCATCCACGAAACGAGTTTCGATGCTTCGACGGATACCCGTAAATCGCCTTGTTTCCTTTGTTCCTGGACACGCAGGAAAGCATTGTTCGATATTGCTAAGAAGCATAGTTGCAACAAGATCGCGCTAGGGCATCACCAGGATGATATTATTGAAACGTTGCTGATGAACATGACGCATCAGGGGGCGATCGGGACGATGCCTCCGCGACTGAAGATGGATAAGTTCGATATGGAGATCATCCGACCGATGTGTCTGGTCGAAGAAAAGGATTTGATCCGTATCGCTGCCTGGAAAGGGTATCGGAAACAGATCAAGAACTGCCCTTACGAATCCGGCTCCAGCCGTTCGGATATGAAAGAGGTGCTGGCACGGTTGGAGGCTATCAACCCGGAGGCGCGTTACAGCATCTGGAACAGTATGTCAAATATACAACCGGATTATCTTCCTCAAAAAAAGAAATA
- a CDS encoding tetratricopeptide repeat protein — translation MSRLSKKLFYTIGITLLCSGLQAQSLDQAKKLYNEGQYAEAKPAFEKLVKQAPSNSSYNHWYGVCCFETGDLVGAEKHLKVAVKRKVQDAYRYLSDVYFQTYRFDEAAETLEEYIELLTKKKLDTQAFDDKLSLAENAHRMMEKTEDVQIIDSLVVDKEDFLAAYTLSEESGTLASFKDFFQTNEPVASTVYMNQKGDKIYYAHATDNDHYCLFTQSKLLDKWGDEKQLPMNINSNSDDNYPFVLSDGVTIYYASKGNGSLGGYDLFVTRYNINSDTYLAPEQLSMPFNSPFNDYMMVYDETKELGWFVSDRFQPEDKVCVYLFIPNNEHSRVESEDIEVKRARAAITSIQDSWKPGSDYTSLIELAHKEIPYGEAKIEKDFEFVINNSLVYYKLDEIKSPEAKSYYEKVVSLNKQIKELNEKLADLRASYSSGNSAKKEQLKPTILEAEEQLNNLLSQPDELEKKARNTEINYLKSNR, via the coding sequence ATGAGCCGGTTATCTAAGAAACTGTTTTACACAATTGGAATTACGTTACTTTGCAGCGGCCTGCAGGCTCAAAGCCTGGACCAGGCAAAAAAACTATACAACGAAGGGCAATATGCCGAAGCTAAACCCGCATTTGAGAAGCTGGTAAAACAAGCCCCCAGTAATTCATCCTACAACCATTGGTATGGCGTCTGCTGTTTTGAAACAGGCGATTTGGTCGGTGCGGAAAAACACCTGAAAGTGGCAGTGAAACGTAAAGTACAAGACGCTTACCGTTACCTGTCGGATGTCTACTTTCAGACCTATCGTTTCGACGAAGCAGCTGAAACGCTTGAAGAATACATAGAACTGCTGACTAAAAAGAAGCTGGATACACAGGCTTTCGACGACAAACTATCATTGGCTGAAAATGCACACCGCATGATGGAGAAGACGGAAGATGTCCAGATAATCGACAGCCTTGTAGTCGATAAAGAAGACTTCCTCGCCGCCTATACCCTGAGTGAAGAAAGCGGTACGTTGGCTTCGTTCAAAGATTTCTTCCAGACGAACGAGCCTGTTGCCTCAACAGTCTACATGAATCAGAAGGGTGATAAAATCTATTACGCACATGCAACCGACAACGACCATTATTGCCTCTTTACACAATCCAAGCTATTGGATAAATGGGGAGATGAAAAACAGTTGCCAATGAATATTAACAGCAATAGCGACGACAACTATCCGTTTGTCCTGTCTGACGGTGTAACGATTTATTACGCCTCAAAAGGAAACGGTTCGTTAGGCGGTTATGACCTGTTCGTTACCCGTTATAACATCAACTCTGATACTTATCTGGCTCCGGAACAACTAAGTATGCCTTTCAATTCCCCCTTCAACGACTACATGATGGTTTATGACGAGACAAAGGAATTGGGATGGTTCGTCTCCGACCGTTTTCAGCCGGAAGATAAGGTTTGTGTCTACCTGTTCATTCCGAACAACGAACACAGCCGGGTAGAAAGCGAAGATATAGAAGTAAAACGCGCCCGTGCCGCCATTACCTCCATACAGGATTCATGGAAACCAGGAAGCGATTACACCAGCCTGATCGAACTGGCACATAAAGAAATTCCTTACGGTGAAGCAAAAATCGAAAAAGACTTCGAATTCGTGATAAACAACAGTTTGGTTTATTATAAGCTAGATGAAATAAAAAGTCCCGAAGCGAAAAGCTATTACGAAAAAGTTGTTTCGCTGAACAAACAGATAAAAGAACTGAATGAAAAGCTGGCTGACCTCAGAGCATCTTATTCTTCCGGGAATAGTGCAAAAAAGGAACAGCTTAAACCGACAATTCTCGAGGCTGAAGAGCAATTGAACAATCTGCTCAGTCAACCTGACGAATTGGAAAAGAAAGCCCGTAACACGGAGATTAATTATTTAAAAAGTAACAGATAA
- a CDS encoding NfeD family protein: MIWEITIIVFLMLVAIVLILLEIFLLPGITIAGIGGFLFAAAGVIYAYSVGEMAGHITLFLSLVTFGGAFVWLLRSRSFHRVALKTDVDSKLTSSRDLGIEPGDEGVTLSRLAPIGKARIMGVTVEAKSMDELIDENTPIEVVRVDSYNILVKKIEQTDIHA, encoded by the coding sequence ATGATCTGGGAAATAACCATTATTGTCTTTTTAATGCTGGTAGCCATCGTGCTTATCCTGCTGGAAATATTTTTACTGCCGGGTATAACGATTGCCGGAATCGGAGGATTCCTTTTTGCTGCCGCAGGTGTCATTTACGCTTATTCGGTAGGAGAAATGGCAGGACACATCACTTTATTCCTGTCATTAGTGACTTTCGGTGGTGCATTTGTATGGTTATTGCGTTCCCGATCGTTTCACAGGGTAGCCCTGAAAACGGATGTTGACTCGAAGCTGACTTCCAGCCGCGACCTGGGTATCGAACCCGGCGACGAAGGAGTCACACTTTCCCGCCTTGCCCCTATCGGCAAAGCGCGTATCATGGGTGTCACAGTCGAAGCCAAGTCGATGGACGAACTGATAGACGAAAATACGCCGATTGAAGTCGTTCGTGTCGACAGTTACAACATTTTGGTAAAGAAAATAGAACAAACAGATATTCACGCTTAA
- the floA gene encoding flotillin-like protein FloA (flotillin-like protein involved in membrane lipid rafts) produces MEELNYLPFILLGAAVLLLAIFFYYVPFLLWISAKVSGVNISLIQLFLMRIRNVPPYVIARAMIEAHKAGLKTLTRDELEAHYLAGGHVEKVVHALVSASKANIDLPFQMATAIDLAGRDVFEAVQMSVNPKVIDTPPVTAVAKDGIQLIAKARVTVRANIKQLVGGAGEETILARVGEGIVSSIGSSESHKTVLENPDSISKLVLRKGLDAGTAFEILSIDIADIDIGKNIGAFLQMDQAQADKNIAQAKAEERRAMAVALEQEMKAKAQEARAKVIEAEAEVPKAMAEAFRSGNLGIMDYYKMKNIDADTSMREAIAKPANAPSKPLKD; encoded by the coding sequence ATGGAAGAATTGAACTATTTGCCTTTTATCCTACTGGGTGCAGCGGTCTTGCTGCTGGCAATTTTCTTTTATTATGTGCCGTTCCTGCTGTGGATCTCGGCCAAAGTTTCGGGTGTAAACATTTCACTGATACAGCTGTTCCTGATGCGTATCCGTAATGTACCTCCTTATGTTATCGCCCGTGCTATGATCGAAGCGCACAAAGCTGGTCTTAAAACGTTGACTCGTGATGAACTGGAAGCGCATTATCTGGCAGGTGGACATGTTGAGAAAGTGGTTCACGCACTGGTGTCTGCTTCTAAAGCAAACATCGACCTGCCTTTCCAGATGGCTACTGCTATCGACCTGGCCGGTCGTGATGTATTCGAAGCCGTTCAGATGTCGGTTAACCCGAAAGTGATCGACACGCCTCCTGTGACTGCCGTTGCGAAAGATGGTATCCAGCTGATAGCCAAAGCCCGTGTTACCGTTCGCGCCAATATCAAGCAGTTGGTGGGTGGTGCCGGTGAAGAAACGATCCTGGCCCGTGTCGGTGAAGGTATCGTATCATCGATCGGTTCATCGGAAAGTCATAAGACCGTATTGGAAAATCCGGATTCTATCTCTAAACTGGTATTGCGTAAAGGATTGGATGCCGGTACAGCATTCGAGATCTTGTCTATCGACATCGCGGATATCGATATAGGTAAGAATATCGGTGCCTTCCTGCAGATGGACCAGGCACAGGCTGATAAAAATATCGCCCAGGCTAAGGCTGAGGAACGTCGTGCAATGGCTGTTGCCCTTGAACAGGAAATGAAAGCCAAAGCCCAGGAAGCCCGTGCGAAGGTGATCGAAGCAGAAGCAGAAGTACCAAAAGCTATGGCAGAAGCTTTCCGTTCTGGAAATCTGGGCATCATGGATTATTATAAAATGAAGAACATCGACGCGGACACTTCTATGCGCGAAGCCATAGCAAAGCCGGCCAATGCTCCTTCAAAACCGCTTAAAGACTAA
- a CDS encoding nucleoside phosphorylase — MRVIPESELIINADGSAFHLHLKPEQLADKVILVGDPDRVSTVASYFDTQECEVSSREFHTITGTYKGKRLTVVSHGIGTDNIDIVLNELDALANIDFATRTVKPAFKQLTLVRVGTSGGLQPFVPVGTYVAAEKSVGFDGVIYFYADTERVRDTAFEAALKEQLNWKLSGLSPYVVSADHSLIEQITRDDIIRGVTIAANGFYGPQGRELRLPLADPKLNEKIEAFNYNGRQITNFEMESSSLAGLAALMGHRAMTICCIIAGRVDKNMNTNYKGSLTGLIETVLERI, encoded by the coding sequence ATGAGAGTTATTCCCGAATCCGAATTAATCATAAATGCAGATGGAAGCGCTTTCCATCTGCATCTTAAGCCGGAACAGCTGGCAGACAAAGTGATCCTGGTCGGTGATCCTGACAGGGTTTCAACCGTTGCTTCTTACTTCGACACACAGGAGTGCGAGGTTTCCAGCCGGGAGTTTCATACCATCACAGGAACCTATAAAGGAAAACGTCTTACCGTTGTTTCCCACGGTATCGGTACGGACAATATAGATATCGTACTGAACGAACTGGATGCACTGGCAAACATCGACTTTGCAACCCGCACGGTAAAGCCGGCATTCAAACAATTAACCCTGGTACGCGTCGGAACGTCGGGAGGTCTTCAGCCATTCGTTCCTGTGGGTACTTATGTGGCAGCGGAGAAGTCAGTCGGTTTCGACGGGGTTATTTATTTCTATGCAGATACCGAACGTGTCAGGGATACAGCCTTTGAAGCTGCATTGAAAGAACAGCTGAACTGGAAGCTGTCCGGTCTTTCCCCTTATGTCGTTTCAGCCGATCATTCGTTGATAGAACAGATCACCCGCGACGATATCATTCGTGGTGTTACAATTGCAGCCAACGGCTTTTACGGTCCGCAGGGACGTGAATTGCGTCTGCCTCTTGCCGATCCCAAGTTGAATGAAAAGATTGAAGCTTTCAATTACAACGGACGGCAAATTACCAATTTTGAAATGGAAAGTTCATCTCTGGCTGGTCTCGCCGCCCTGATGGGACACCGCGCTATGACAATCTGCTGTATCATCGCTGGCCGTGTGGATAAGAATATGAATACAAATTATAAAGGTTCACTGACAGGATTGATAGAAACGGTATTGGAACGTATTTGA
- the rpiA gene encoding ribose 5-phosphate isomerase A: MEREKTIIDTLEWGKEISNREEKEKVADKIASMVTDYDIIGIGSGSTAYLALLKIAERIRNEQLHIRAIPTSQEIKMTCAKLGIPLTSLLEHKPNWTFDGADEIDFNHNMIKGRGGAMFKEKLLISSSPRTFIIADSSKMVSKLGSRFPVPVEIFPDALIHVDQALRSLSPVEIKLRMAQGKDGPVITENGNLILDVRFDNIPDNLENAIKSITGVIESGLFMHYEVQILSSEKL, translated from the coding sequence ATGGAACGGGAGAAAACAATCATTGATACGTTGGAATGGGGTAAAGAGATTTCCAACCGGGAGGAGAAAGAAAAGGTTGCCGATAAGATAGCCTCTATGGTAACAGACTATGATATTATCGGCATAGGCTCAGGATCGACTGCTTATCTGGCCCTGTTGAAGATTGCCGAACGTATCCGGAACGAGCAACTTCATATCCGGGCAATCCCGACTTCCCAAGAAATAAAAATGACCTGTGCTAAACTCGGCATACCTTTGACAAGCCTTCTGGAGCACAAACCGAACTGGACTTTCGACGGGGCAGACGAAATAGACTTCAATCACAATATGATAAAAGGACGCGGTGGAGCCATGTTCAAAGAAAAACTGCTGATCAGTTCCAGTCCGCGGACATTTATTATTGCAGACTCCTCCAAGATGGTTTCGAAATTAGGCTCCCGCTTCCCGGTACCGGTAGAGATATTTCCAGATGCGTTGATCCATGTAGATCAGGCATTACGGTCGTTAAGCCCGGTAGAAATAAAACTCCGGATGGCACAAGGCAAAGACGGTCCGGTCATCACTGAAAACGGTAATCTGATACTCGATGTCCGCTTCGACAATATCCCGGACAACCTGGAAAATGCGATCAAATCCATTACCGGCGTGATAGAAAGCGGGCTTTTCATGCATTATGAAGTTCAGATATTAAGTAGCGAGAAACTATAA
- a CDS encoding hybrid sensor histidine kinase/response regulator transcription factor, with the protein MILNFMPDIRKWILPALLAIVCQQSIHWVIDFSLGNMEVIPIQHLKELIIAIPLFYYGNWRMHAYIEKEIYYDKFYSGLLKEYLLWTFYFVLGIIVYVFYTHRLLNAPDYFMNYLVSVIACLPILLFYYTLIRAEYNKRKFESLILELKKVNTAKAEAELRERLYESKLDFFTDIAHEFSTPLTLISGPCKLILEQKNVNPQTIKYVHVINRNAKRMNLLISDLMDFKQMESGYKRPEVTSLNVSEIADRVIDAFKVDTSGSEISLIRQYEPDIFWNSDEKFLTTILINLVSNAVKYSNEEPVTVDISTENGSLRILVVNKGKGISKEDIGHIFNRFTVLDNYGKQKGWKRNGLGLAITASMVKLLSGKINARSIPGETTTFTVDLPPLQVTKTEKDNAMGTISNSLIPEFILPPIKYKYIEDRPTVTVIDDDPEMLWYICDLLSSDFNVLPINNSSKAIDILSNNHTDIILCDIMMEEIDGITLAALLKSDKSTSHIPLIIISAVHDIKIQTEAIQAGAEFYITKPFDSEYLKTTIRGHLNRKEDLKDYFASPLSAYELDMGKLQHAEDRKFLKKIHAIINKNIQNEKLSPDFIANELGMSVRSLYRKLKEVTDKGLQEIIYDGKLAVAENLLLKSKFTIHEIVFKSGFSNRTSFYRAFLKKNGCTPKEFIEANKGR; encoded by the coding sequence ATGATACTCAACTTTATGCCTGATATACGGAAATGGATTTTACCGGCTCTTTTGGCTATTGTTTGTCAGCAATCGATACATTGGGTGATTGACTTCTCATTGGGTAATATGGAGGTGATACCGATTCAACACTTGAAGGAACTGATCATTGCTATTCCATTATTCTATTATGGAAACTGGCGGATGCATGCCTACATAGAGAAGGAAATATATTATGATAAGTTTTACAGCGGTCTTTTGAAAGAGTATCTTTTGTGGACATTCTATTTTGTATTAGGCATAATCGTCTATGTTTTCTATACGCATCGGCTGTTAAATGCACCGGATTATTTTATGAACTATCTGGTTTCCGTGATAGCTTGTCTTCCTATCCTGTTATTTTATTATACACTTATACGTGCTGAGTATAATAAGAGGAAATTTGAGTCTTTGATCCTGGAACTGAAAAAAGTAAATACGGCAAAGGCTGAGGCCGAACTGAGAGAACGCTTATATGAGTCCAAACTTGACTTCTTTACGGATATCGCTCATGAATTCAGTACACCTCTGACGCTTATTTCAGGACCTTGTAAACTGATCCTGGAACAAAAGAATGTAAATCCTCAGACAATAAAATACGTTCATGTCATTAACCGGAATGCAAAACGTATGAATTTACTGATCAGTGATTTGATGGATTTTAAGCAGATGGAATCAGGCTATAAACGGCCAGAGGTAACCAGCCTGAATGTTTCAGAGATTGCAGACCGGGTGATCGACGCCTTTAAGGTCGACACGTCAGGCTCGGAAATCAGTCTGATAAGGCAGTATGAACCGGATATCTTTTGGAATTCCGATGAGAAATTTTTGACTACGATTCTGATTAATCTGGTATCGAATGCTGTAAAATACAGTAATGAAGAACCGGTAACAGTCGACATTTCAACGGAGAACGGAAGTCTTAGGATCTTAGTAGTAAACAAAGGGAAAGGCATCAGCAAAGAGGATATCGGGCATATCTTTAACCGATTTACGGTTCTGGATAACTATGGAAAACAAAAAGGATGGAAGCGGAACGGCTTAGGGTTAGCTATTACTGCCAGTATGGTGAAACTTCTCTCAGGAAAGATTAACGCCCGGAGCATTCCCGGTGAGACAACGACTTTTACGGTTGATTTGCCTCCGTTGCAAGTTACTAAAACAGAAAAAGATAATGCGATGGGTACGATTAGTAACTCTCTTATTCCTGAATTTATTTTACCTCCGATAAAATACAAATATATCGAGGACCGGCCTACTGTCACTGTAATCGATGATGATCCGGAAATGCTTTGGTATATATGTGATCTCTTGTCTTCTGATTTTAATGTATTGCCGATAAACAACTCTTCTAAGGCGATTGATATCCTGTCTAATAACCATACTGATATCATATTATGTGATATAATGATGGAAGAAATTGACGGAATTACGCTGGCTGCCTTGTTGAAGTCGGATAAAAGTACCTCCCATATCCCTTTGATCATAATCTCTGCCGTACACGATATTAAGATACAGACAGAAGCGATTCAGGCGGGAGCAGAGTTCTATATCACGAAGCCTTTTGACAGTGAATATCTTAAGACGACGATAAGAGGTCATCTGAACCGTAAGGAAGATTTGAAAGATTACTTTGCTTCTCCGTTAAGCGCTTATGAATTGGATATGGGTAAACTGCAACATGCGGAAGACCGGAAGTTTTTAAAGAAAATACATGCGATTATCAATAAGAACATACAGAACGAGAAGCTGTCTCCTGATTTTATCGCCAATGAATTAGGAATGAGCGTGCGTAGCCTGTATCGTAAATTAAAAGAGGTAACCGATAAAGGCCTACAGGAAATTATATATGACGGAAAACTTGCAGTGGCAGAAAACTTACTGTTGAAATCCAAATTCACTATTCATGAGATTGTCTTCAAATCAGGCTTTTCTAACCGCACGAGCTTTTACCGTGCTTTTTTGAAAAAGAATGGTTGCACTCCGAAAGAGTTTATCGAGGCGAATAAAGGAAGATGA
- a CDS encoding ABC transporter permease, which produces MRTLIRNFFSVLRRFKMATTLNILGLSIAFAAFMIILMQLNYDWSFDKSHKNADCIYRVERTSGDGATVLTNRPLADIFFQSSPHIKAGALVSHWQKEIYFTIDKNGEKVSYLEPMVRVYPEYTDVFEFEMVEGKANALSEPEHVLIPQSIAKKLFGNESAINKQLRANDINYTIGGVYKDFPSNTVVANNIYFPIPKDENVHGWNNNNYELYIRVDAPENSKDLIENFKKNFDLSILDNDNAWISSVGLRLTPLREIHFTTDTTYDTTPKASKNTLAVLFAIAIIIIAIAAINFTNFTMALTPTRIKSINTRKVLGAEENALRLSLLTEAISVSFIAYLLSLIWVYILSLTSITTLMDADLSLNTHLPLLGVTALIAVGTGLLAGVYPSFYVTSFPPALVLKGSFGLSPKGRKLRNALISVQFITSFALIIAALFMYLQNHYMMNTPLGYEKDELIVMNLNNTVQKSRDAFTNQLKTFSGIEDVTYAEVLLSSSDQYMGWTRTYKNKNIGFQCLPVDVSFLKVMGIDVSEGRNFREEDKNTVNGVYIFNEKARGQYELEIGEKVENGEIVGFIPDIKFASFRSEIAPMAFYIWGTENWGITPLYAYIKVKSGANLKESMEHIKETAQSFDPAYPFNIRFFNEVLNLLYEKEQKTTALITLFSMLAIFISIVGVFGLVVFDSEYRRKEIGVRRVLGSSALQIIIMFNKTYLHILCLCFILAVPIAYHVVVRWLDNFAYKTPMYWWVFLIAFVIVSVITIMTVTFQNYWVANENPVKSLKTD; this is translated from the coding sequence ATGAGAACTTTAATAAGAAACTTTTTTAGCGTATTACGCCGTTTCAAGATGGCGACTACACTTAATATATTAGGGTTATCAATAGCCTTTGCCGCTTTTATGATTATCCTGATGCAATTGAATTATGACTGGAGCTTTGACAAGTCTCACAAAAACGCCGATTGCATCTACCGTGTGGAGAGAACGTCGGGTGACGGGGCAACCGTTCTTACGAACCGTCCGCTGGCCGATATCTTTTTTCAATCATCTCCACATATTAAAGCAGGTGCATTGGTTTCTCACTGGCAAAAGGAAATCTATTTTACTATCGACAAGAATGGAGAGAAGGTCAGCTATCTGGAACCGATGGTCAGGGTTTATCCCGAATACACCGACGTATTCGAGTTTGAGATGGTTGAAGGAAAAGCCAATGCTTTGTCAGAACCGGAGCATGTGTTAATACCGCAAAGCATAGCGAAGAAATTGTTCGGAAACGAATCGGCTATAAACAAGCAATTGCGCGCTAACGACATCAATTACACGATTGGCGGCGTTTACAAAGATTTTCCTTCCAACACCGTGGTGGCGAACAATATTTATTTTCCTATTCCCAAAGATGAAAATGTACATGGATGGAATAATAACAACTATGAGTTATACATAAGAGTGGATGCCCCGGAAAATAGCAAGGATCTGATAGAAAACTTTAAAAAGAATTTCGACCTATCCATACTGGACAACGATAATGCATGGATCAGCTCCGTCGGATTACGATTAACCCCTCTCAGAGAGATTCACTTTACTACAGATACGACATACGATACCACGCCTAAGGCGAGCAAGAATACCCTGGCGGTTTTATTTGCCATAGCCATCATCATTATTGCTATTGCGGCAATCAATTTCACCAACTTCACTATGGCCTTAACACCCACCCGTATCAAAAGCATAAACACGCGGAAAGTATTAGGCGCCGAAGAAAACGCTCTACGCCTGTCGTTATTGACAGAGGCTATTTCCGTTAGTTTTATTGCTTATCTGTTGTCCTTAATCTGGGTATATATTTTGTCACTTACATCCATAACCACCTTGATGGATGCCGATTTATCATTGAATACTCACCTCCCCTTATTGGGAGTTACCGCGCTGATAGCCGTTGGTACAGGTCTCCTTGCAGGGGTATATCCATCGTTTTATGTGACCTCGTTCCCTCCTGCACTCGTGTTGAAAGGTAGCTTCGGATTGTCGCCTAAAGGAAGAAAGTTACGCAATGCACTTATCAGTGTACAGTTTATCACATCGTTTGCTTTGATTATCGCTGCTTTATTCATGTATCTGCAAAACCATTATATGATGAATACTCCGTTAGGATATGAAAAAGACGAATTAATCGTTATGAATCTGAATAATACGGTGCAGAAAAGCCGTGATGCTTTTACGAACCAATTAAAAACGTTCTCAGGCATAGAAGACGTAACGTATGCAGAAGTATTGTTATCCAGTTCCGACCAATACATGGGCTGGACACGTACATATAAAAATAAGAATATTGGATTTCAATGCCTGCCAGTCGATGTGTCTTTTCTTAAAGTAATGGGTATTGACGTTTCGGAAGGACGTAACTTCCGAGAAGAAGACAAGAACACGGTAAACGGTGTTTATATATTCAATGAAAAAGCCCGCGGACAATATGAGTTGGAGATTGGTGAAAAAGTGGAGAATGGAGAGATTGTAGGGTTTATTCCCGACATCAAGTTTGCTTCTTTCCGCTCTGAAATAGCACCGATGGCTTTTTATATCTGGGGTACAGAGAATTGGGGCATAACACCTCTATATGCTTATATTAAAGTAAAAAGCGGCGCAAACCTGAAGGAATCGATGGAACATATAAAAGAGACCGCTCAATCCTTCGATCCGGCTTATCCTTTTAATATCCGTTTCTTCAACGAGGTATTGAACCTGCTTTACGAGAAAGAACAAAAGACAACGGCTTTGATAACCCTCTTCAGCATGCTGGCAATCTTTATATCCATTGTCGGCGTATTCGGTCTGGTTGTTTTCGACAGTGAATATCGCCGTAAAGAGATAGGAGTAAGAAGAGTTTTAGGTTCCAGCGCATTGCAGATAATAATCATGTTCAACAAAACGTATCTGCATATCCTTTGCCTTTGCTTTATCCTGGCGGTTCCTATTGCTTATCATGTAGTTGTCCGCTGGCTGGATAACTTTGCCTACAAAACACCGATGTACTGGTGGGTATTTCTTATCGCGTTCGTTATAGTATCGGTGATTACAATCATGACCGTAACATTCCAGAATTACTGGGTGGCAAACGAAAATCCTGTGAAAAGCTTAAAGACAGACTAA
- a CDS encoding nitroreductase family protein has protein sequence MIDIMKNRRTIRKYTEQDIPEELLNELLEVAARASNTGNMQLYSVVVTRDRANKEKLSPAHFNQPMIMTAPVVLTFCADANRFVKWAEQRKAEAGFDNLQTFIASTIDAMLFAQAFCDAAEEKGLGICYLGTTAYNADKIIEALSLPRLVVPIVTVTVGYPAQPLPEQVERLPLAAVVHQESYVDYTPESIDELYGEKEALEVNKQFVKENNKETLAQVFTDVRYTKKNNEYFSEVLLKVLKNQGFMK, from the coding sequence ATGATAGATATAATGAAGAACCGGAGGACTATCCGTAAATATACAGAGCAGGATATCCCCGAGGAGTTGTTGAATGAACTGCTTGAAGTTGCTGCTCGTGCATCCAACACAGGAAATATGCAGTTGTACAGTGTCGTTGTTACCCGTGACCGGGCGAATAAGGAGAAACTGTCTCCGGCTCACTTTAATCAGCCGATGATCATGACGGCTCCGGTTGTGTTGACTTTCTGTGCTGATGCCAACCGTTTTGTGAAATGGGCTGAACAACGTAAGGCTGAGGCCGGTTTTGATAATTTGCAAACGTTCATTGCTTCGACCATCGATGCGATGTTATTTGCCCAGGCTTTCTGTGATGCAGCAGAAGAAAAGGGGCTGGGAATCTGTTATCTGGGAACGACGGCTTATAATGCCGATAAAATTATCGAAGCGTTGTCGCTGCCGCGTTTAGTTGTTCCTATTGTTACTGTGACAGTCGGTTATCCGGCTCAACCGCTGCCGGAACAGGTAGAACGGTTGCCTTTGGCCGCAGTGGTTCATCAGGAGAGCTATGTCGATTATACTCCGGAATCGATCGATGAACTGTATGGTGAAAAGGAAGCGCTTGAAGTCAATAAACAGTTTGTAAAAGAGAATAACAAGGAAACGCTGGCACAGGTCTTTACTGATGTTCGTTACACAAAGAAGAATAATGAATATTTTTCGGAAGTGTTGTTGAAAGTATTGAAAAACCAGGGATTTATGAAGTAA